The sequence ATGATTCCAGAAGTGACGTATTACTGTATGCACTATAACCATATAATGTTAATGTGTTTGTGCACATGATTATGACTATGGTCTGCTGTATGTCCATTATTTATCGGTATTATTGGTGAAATTTTAAACTTCAATAGTTTTTGAAGTATGCTAGGCAAATGACTCTGAGTTAAATTTTCAGAGTTCTTTTATTGATGCAAACAAAGCaataatacaccttattgctaatCCCGGCTGACCTGGTCGCTTGAACTTTTTacacatacaacaatcacttttccattgtggcgtcagatattttgcttaatgacgtcaaaattttacgggaacctgtgtgatatccagtaatggcggacaaatagcgataaggtgtaataacacatgtaaaaaaaacattcgcATGATCTGGATATATCGACTGCGACAACATCAAACGAGATATAGAAATGCAGGGATGATTCCAGTTGTTTTCAAATGGGTCCCTTGACCATCAAAATTGggaattttcttaaaattgggatttttttttccgCATAAAATCTATGatgaaataatatcattttcctGTAAAAACGGAAATTGTATCAAGTTTCACCTGTTTCATAGTGTGTGGGTATCCTTTTTCATCATAAATGATCTGTcgtgtattttcaaaaatgtgcagacagttgtttttttatttgagagcCAGGCAGAACCTTTACGCAATCAGCGCCTattgaattttgataatttataagTTTTTCTCCCTGTCGAGGTCTGCTTTTTATATGTGACCCATTTTGACAAAAAGCATCTATTATCTATATGCTTTTACGAAATCAAATACTCCCATAgcattttcttcaatttaattGAAGAAAATGCTATGGGTGTATTTGATCTAGTAAAAGCATATTTCATTTAAAGGTCTGCTTTTACGAGAACTAAGCTATTGAGAAACGTCTCAGAAAAACacattataacaaaatgatatCATATCTTATCTTAACAATCTTTCGTTTACCGGTACATCATTCTTATTCGGATCTTAAAACAGTTTGAAGACAAATGGGGAAAATTGTAATTGCCTTAATCGGTGCGGGAAACATTTCcggaaaaatcaattttaaaatatttttttctgaattgggaatttattttcacacaatttTTTGGGGCCGCTCGAGGAATTGAGGGCCGCTAAGCGGCCCTAAACTATAGAGTGGAATCATCCCTGAAATGTCAAATCAGGTAACAGCTCTGAACCTTAAGTACTTGTTTCTGTACAAAGAgaagtaaaatttaattttaacagtTTAAGGGAGATgggtgtttctttttttttacagaaaaagagCACAAGAGCAAGTGACTGCTTTTTAAAATACCACTAAGTATCAGTACTGAATCCGGGTCCGTCCGCCCTGATTTCGGTTCGCCCTAGTTACTGTTCGCCCTAGTTCCGTTTCGCCCTGAGACCGTTCGCCCTGATACCTGTTCGCCCTGGGTATGTTCgccctgatttttattttttattacagtaCGTGTTGTGTTGTGTGTATTTAATTGAATATGTTGAAGTCAGTCTACAATTTCGCCAAATATTTACGATGTATTGTGTTGTATACAGCTAGCTGCTACTAGGTTATAAGTTCTTGACATATTAAAGAGCACTAAAACATACAAAGCCACTATCACACATCCTTTTACTTTACATTTACACACATGATTTAATCAATAAAAGTTATACATAAGAAGCACTAAAGTTATACATAAAAGTGTTCAAAGTTCTAAGTGTTGTTCTAAAATTCTTTACTGCAGCGGCTGTACGTTGTCTAGTggtaaaaaaagtaattttaaaataaagtgtaaCAATGCAGCAGCCAACacgaattttatttaattatcatCGTGTAATGTGTTTTCGTACTAATAACAATTTTCACTGCTTACAGTTTTCACTGTTGAGTTTTTATTCCGGTgtttactcaaatttaaaaagcatgtCCTGTAGATTGATTTAAGGtatctagattttttttcaatgcttACTacgattttttactgtttccgaTTACTTTGCTATTTTTGTATGTCAAAAAAACAgcgtcatatgttttcgtatgaaataaaaattggatcAGTACACGGACAGGAAATGACTACACAATCcggaaattaatattttctaaagtCGTGGTTCTTATGATCGCttgaatcataaaaaaagtaaataaatacttttcagTACTAAAAATTACTTGTAAATAGTTTTAGGTTGGTAAATTGTGtgctgaaattttaagattttgattGATTTCAGATTGGCACCTGGTTTgtacaaaatacattattttttctaaaataaaatgcagttttcaaaatttaggattaaatataaaaagtcaagaCTGTTTCATCTTCATGAATCAAGgatgtatacaaaaaaattataaatgaaatattgaataattagatTTTGAACAACCATTTTATATAAGAACCCTACTAATTTTAACTCGCTGGTTTGTAATTAAAACGGCCCAAAAAACACATGACAGTCATATGTCTTGAAGATCCGGTATCTGACTTGCAAAAAACATATCTGGACTTTATTTTAAcccttcagaatttttttctatagcTATTCTAGTGatgcatatttttgacattaaataaaaatggctaaatagatcagttttatttaatttgttctaaCGTCTTTAAAAAGCGACGttgaatatgtttaaaatatgtcaAGTTGTAGTGGTGTTGTTGTTCTAAATATAGAAACCGAAAAACACGCCACAATGTACGCGTATGCAGCCGAAACCGACGAAATGTGGTtgatacgaaaacatatgacatacgaaaacatatgacacgACGATAATATTCTGTATTCAGCTTTTAAtagataaacataaattttaatataaatatgcatttcttTCATTAAAGTAACATATACATATCATTAATGAGAATAGGGCGAACGAACTCAGGGCGAACGGAACACCAGGGCGAACAAACTCAGTGCGAACGAACCTAGGGCGAACATGTAATCAGGGCGAACAATCCCGATACCATCAGTACTAGTAGTACTAGGCCCGTAGACTAGGGTTCTACTCCTTCTTGAAGAAAAAGTCAAAACTGTTTTACCTTGGTGATTAGGTGGAACTTGTGCAAACATTGCCTttcttttttagtttatccCCTCAAATATTTCTATCAGTCAGATCCTTTCTATAATATGACGTTTTGTTTTGGTTCTGATCATGAGTCATGTCCCTTTCCCTTTgtaataacaatttatttacaaaacgaATTTTGTTTGATTGACGTCTGGGCTTTTTTTATCTGccccaaaaatataaaaaatacaaattcaaaaacTTATAATTGAGATCgatattttagatttaaacaattattatcaTGAAATGATGTAAATCAAATGTGacaatttgttgttttgtacTTTCGTTTTGTTTGCAATTCGAAAATTTAGATTTACCACAACAAGGAACCAAGGAAAACAACAATCACCTGTCAAGTTGGGCTgtgaattttatattattttaacataaagaAAGCATGGGAAGCTCTCAAAGCGTGTTTTCAGAACAAGAATTAAACGATTATCAGGTAAACttgatttaaagtttaatgtattctaatgaaaaatgaaaaaatagcCTAAACTCAACCGTCAcgattttgtctatttttatacAGATCATCAGATGTCAAAATATAGGATGACATGTTAAAATGCTTGCAAAATTAGTTAGTTACattttgtgacatttttctttttgcagAGAAACAAACACTCTATTGAAAACTCTTGTCACGAATAGCATTGTAAACAGTACATATTGAATTTTACTATCACTCCTTTACTAAGAACCAACAAAAATAAGAATCTGGGTTcggtttagtttaaacaatattttatttcaagaagtgcacaaaatataattatacaatatgaaatacagggattcggaaacaagaaaaacttatataaatccctttttcattttcataccCTACACACTCCCAAAGTCTGTTCGGGTCTAACAAGTTCGTGCCCTTTTTAATGGTTTTGTGTTATAATTTGTAATCTGGTTTTGGTGGGACCATATCgctataattatatttgtttcattaattCATAAGAGATATTCtgacaatgttttttttgtgttgaatagatcttaatcatgttttagtTAGTGTatttgtattgctgtaaaaaaattaatcttATTGTTTCTTTATTGGTTGAATTGTCAGCTAcatttatacaatgtataattaCCAAGCATTTATTTCCATGAAATTAAAGAAGAATGAAGTTGCCAACTTATGatatgtttaattggtgttGCATACCAGCTAATAGTTGCTTTACATGACATTTATTTCCGTatgaaaagaattttgaaagtacacaatacatgtattagacccttggtttcccgtttgaagggttttacactagtaattttggggccctttatacatgtaacttgttgtttagtgtgagccaagtatccgtgttgaaggctgtacattgacctaaaatggtttacttttttaaattgttatttggatggagagttgtctcattggcactcacaccacatcttcctatatctatgaggGTAAAGAAGGATTTATTTTTAAGTCATCCTGATATCTTACATTCCAagaattattcaaaacaaatattataaatatttaaaatttattacagTACTGAAACTTTAGTTCAGGAAAATATCAAGATTTtggtatacaatgtatatacttATTCAACaggatttgaataaaaattcagTGCAGTGTGAAGGGTGCGAACTGACCTGTTGGGTGATAGTGCAGGGTGCCAAAGTGTATGGGGTGCAAACAGACCTGATACTGCAAAATAACAAATTCACAACATTGCCTATGTTGGTAAAAATGCCATTTCTGtagaaatatcaaatgatattttGCTGGcttgaaataagatattttaatcaGAGCGGGTAAAATagcatatattttcaatttgctGATGCTGGAAAAATAGCAACTGTCTATAATAAAAGAAGTTAAATATAACAGTCATTGATAGTGCTTAATTctacttttttctttcttcaaataaaaaaaattaaaaagcatattTGTTGATATAAGTTCATAACATGTTACATATTTTCTTTCAGGATTTGACGTATTTCACTAAGAAAGAGATCCTACAGTAAGTTATCTTTAAGCATTTTAAAATACACTGTTTAGATAGAAGTCAAATAATGATCTTAAATGATAATgattttttcctcctttattagctcacctggcccatcacttggcgtccggcgtcgaaGTCCGTCGacatttaacttttacaaaaatcttctcctctgaaactactgggccaagttaattatagatagagataattgtaagcagctagaatgctcagtaaattaagatgtacaaacacatcaccatcaccaaaacactattttgtcatgaatccatctgcgtcctttgtttgatattcacatagaccaaggtgagcaacacaggctctttagagcctctagtttgtatTTGGCAACTCACttgtaaactacatgtatattgaataGATAGAGAGAACACAGCAAAATTGTCCAGCTAGATTGttttaagatctacaaataagcaATAATACATGTTGTACCTGATTTCAATATGCCTGCTGTTTCCATTGGGGGAGGGGGcttttaatgatttgttttagtttgttatattttgtatgcaATTGTACAAACAAATGATTAATTAGCATTGGCACACAtcatttaaaaatcttaataatAAAACTTAGAAAAAGGGTAGGTaggaaggatttttttttaattttacctttttttattacattgaatTTATGGGAGGGACATCCtaactttaacagtgcttattgaataatgaaaaaaaactttagggTAGGCTATTTTTAAGCTTGAAAAATAGGGTGGATACTGTAAAAGgaatgacacattttttttctattttcccTGAGGTAAATAAGACATCagatacatttttcattaattctaTTCAtaagttttattcttttttgtttccTAGTGTTTTTAAGAGATACAAGGATTTATATGAGGACAGTGCtgatgaaaacaataaaaagacatCAAGTCTGGATAAAGACAAGATTTTAAAACTACCAGAATTAAAGGTAACAGTAAAAGTCTACAGAATGACAACAAGAAATTCAGTGCTGTTCATACATACAGCTTTTGATGTGCATTAATAGATTTGACCCTGAAAATTGGTATTGAACTTcatcataaattttaatttagtatttttggcaaatatgGATTCTTGCTGAAAGTAATTcctcaacagataattaaacatTGAAAACCTTCTAGGACCATGTGCCAACAAATGGAGTAAGTTTAGacatatatttgatgtgttgtAGTGATACATGTAAGTATCTTCTTTTGAAAGACAAAGAAATAATCTATCAATTTGCACAAGACGGATTGGTAGAGAATTACTAACTGTGTTGTTGAGTGATTTACCAAAAAAAGTTGAACAATTTCTGTCAGATGATTTTTtgttagtgattttttttatacaatatacatcaTCAAGTTTGCTCAGGATAAATACTATGAATGCAATCATtgtctatatacattttgtgtacatgtataaccatTGAATGGCAGTGTTCCCCCTTCAACTTTCAAGTAGCATCCTGGATAACATGTAAAAAGGGaatgattttaaataacatcttgtttctaaaattttagcttcacactaataaaaaaatctacaagAAAACTATTTTGGATATTATCAGATATCCTACTAATAAACCAACCATCACAATACCAAGATGCTAAAAAGCCATTGGGAGAACACTGAATGATGTTTGTGAAAAATTCtttaatgaataataatgactgaTGGATAATCCGATTGTAAcaatatgtttaataaaaacactaatagattttttttattctgtgtagtgttatatatgtttgttaaaCAGCTATAGCTCCTATTATTCATCAGTCAATATCATTTTAGGTAAACCCTTTCAGTGACAGAATTGTAAAAGTGTTCTCCTCGAGTGGAGATGGTAACATGACGTTTGAAGATTTCCTCGACATGATGTCTGTATTCAGTGATGGTGCACCCAAGAATGTAAAGGTGGAATATGCATTCAGAATTTATGGTATGACAACAATACATTTATATCTTCctgtatacattgtatgttaatAATCTAATACATATATTTCAGTGTAATATTAAACACACTTAACAAAATGGTGTTGTGGTTGATTTCAAGGCCCCTATGCATAATgaattaattacatttaaatcTGAATGCCTGCTATAATCAAACATACATTATATGATGGTGAAAGTAAAATATGTGTGAAAATCAAATAGTCTATTATGTATACTAGGTATTTTGTTCATGTGTAAAATAGCATGTAACAGTATATTTATGACATAAAAAGATAATTGGTGCTAACTTTGAATTGTCTGACTTTTACAGATTTTGATGAAGATGACATGATTTCGGATCAAGACCTGAAAGAAGTAGTAGACAGATTGACAGGGGAGCAAAACCTCAGTAAAGATGAAATGCAGCAGCTTATTGATAATGTAGGTATATTGTGTAAACCTCAGTAAAGATGAAATGCAACAGCTTATTGATAATGTAGGTATATTGTGTAAACCTCAGTAAAGATGAAATGCAACAACTTATTGATAATGTAGGTATATTGTGTAAACCTCAGTAAAGATGAAATGCAACAACTTATTGATAATGTAGGTATATTGTGTAAAACAGGGGAGCAAAACCTCAGTAAAGATGAAATGCAACAACTTATTGATAATGTAGGTATATTGTGTAAAACAGGGGAGCAAAACCTCAGTAAAGATGAAATGCAACAGCTTATTGATAATGTAGGTATACTGTGTAAAACAGGGGAGCAAAACCTCAGTAAAGATGAAATGCAACAGCTTATTGATAATGTAGGTATATTGTGTAAACCTCAGTAAAGATGAAATGCAACAACTTATTGATAATGTAggtatattgtgtaaaattaaaaccaaaaattGTCAGAAAAAATAGTGTTATACACtaactgttttaaattattaaaatgaatataaataaattatttgcaTTCAAAGTACTTTTCAGGAattatcttcatcaggaacattCAAAGCCAAGGATGTATTAGTACTTTAAACAGGAGAACTATTAAAGGACAAATTAAGCATAGCTAAATCCATCTACAGTCAAGTTTGCTTGAGGGAGTTGACCCGAGGAGTTGAAACCTTTGTTTCTTAATAATGCCAAAATTTGAGAATGGATATTAACTCTTTCTTAATTAAAAACCTATCAAAACTGAattgtatatcaaaattaaaaccaGATTATAAGGAATCAAAGCAATCCCTTTCTAGGAAATTACTTATATAGGATTTATATACAATGTTGTCAATTCATAACAGAAATAGccaaaaaatcatgtctttatCACtgttacattatatttttactCTTTGGACACTTCATAATAAATGGCTCATATTAAATAAAGTTGTACATTTCTACAGATTCTAGAAGAGGCTGATTTGGATGACGATGATTCCCTGTCATTTGCTGAGTTTGAACATGTTATATCAAAGGCACCAGATTTTATCAAGTGAGTTTATAGGATTTTAGTTGAAACtttttttactgtcaatatgtGTAACCTTTTAAATATTACTTACTATGActtataaatatcatatatttggCTGTGATCATGCAGAATTCATTTCTTATAAATGCAtatgaaatgaatatatataaatgtaagggtcaatgattgattgattgagtatTGTTtacttaatgtccagtggcaaatgtttcatgaaTTTTCAGCAAGAAATATATATGTCAGTTAGATGACAAATTAATGACAATTACTGAAGGCAACACATAGCCTTTAGAAATTAACAGGTCTATAGTAGTGCATGCTAAATGGTCTCATGTTAAAACCAAGAAGTGAATACATTAAACAGAAATTGAAACATCTGCCAATAACACAAACCTTTTAGTTATGCAAtaaaacaaccactgaatatgTATATCTTATCTCTGACTAAATCACTGAATATGTATATCTTATTTTTGACTAAACCactgaatatgtttttttttttttttactaaaccACTGAATATGTATCTTATATCTGACTAAACCACTGAATATGTATATCTTATCTCTTacttaaataaactcatttagATTGGCTTAGATTTGGTTTAACAGTATGGGCTGGCTTGTTGTGGAAGTTAAAAATGTTGttgtcacaaataacatatcaataaaattattcttcATTTCAGCTCCTTTAGAATTCGGCTGTAGAATGGATTAATGAAACAGAAAAAGATCTGTGATAGACGTGACGATCAACCAGACAACTGTTATAGTTTTCTCTCTGTCTAGACTCAGTAGCATAATAGTTATACATTGTCATCTTTTTTAGTACTTTCcgaaattttaaatatacaatatttttgtacaaactTGTCTATTACATTCATTATCTTAATATGTTTATCTTTACAGTTAACCATCTAAAAAATAGCTAGTAATCaggttttttgtgttgttttttttaattagaaaatgCATCTTCATAATTtggaattttcatttatgtattctcatcttaaaaatatattaaatttttatcttTAGAAAGTAGCTTCTGGGATAGGTCACTTTAATCTACATTCCATTAAGATTTCTTCATTCAGTCAGAAAATCTTTGTTGTAGAGGGTATCTTTATCTTATAGacacaatatattataatatctGTTTTTCTAGCAAAGTTacaattaaattcataaaatagaTTCATTCATTTAAGCATTCATTATATGTATATACTCTATGCAATTGTTTGTGTGTTCTCAGGTTTGTCCTGGATTTGTTTCTTTACATATTTGTGTATAGATCTAGATTTTATATTGTGACAGTAATagtcacaaaaaaataataaaaagcattctttacaatttttctcttgatatattttattatgacaATTGTGTTTGTTCTCtgtattaattatttgattttatgacAGTTTAGTGGATTATTGACACATCAGAGTAGGTTTTCTTTAATCGTTGAAGGATTTTAGCACCATGGAACCTTGATATTTTAATTCCTAAGGTTGGTCTCTCTCGAATGATTTTCACTCAAGTAATCATTTTGGAGAGACCCATCTTAAGAAATAAAGGATAGCAAATCAAATTAGTTTGAAGGGAAAAcactattttacatttttaaagtatttaaaagtGCACTTCTACtttgaaaacacaaaaaaactgttACTAAATAGGTTTCAGAGTTTTATGATatgtataacatttttgttacaacggatttacatttgaaaacaatgctaaaaaagaaaaaaaaaacaatttttagaCTTGGGctttattttataatacatttaaatttgagcaattgtttgttttcaattttatcagaagtgagtattttacaattctatagTCAAAAATTGAGTAAATGAATATTCCTAAGGTGTGTTAAAGGGCATTTTACCATTTTACATTGAAAACTGAGGATTTGTGATGGAAACCTTTCATTTGGTTTAAAACATTGAGAATGTAATGGATCCTGCGATTGCAAGTAAATgccaatttgttttcaaataaattatacaatgtGTTCCATTGTGCTTCTTTTACAGATGAACTATagatataaatgttttacaatataattttagcATTGTATTTGGtcatatttttcatcattttacttttaagtaaATTTGGTTTATATGTTACCAattgttatttgttgaattccatatgttctatgtttaattttaatgtatgttacatttatataaaatgtatattttattctaTAGCCACAAGGTTGTGAATAATGATAAGATATTATAACCcttattgtttataatttggTACAGAATGTTAATGCAAGAGCAAACCATGCTCACTTCACATTTGAAGACATTGGAATTCTgctttaaaatctttattaaaaaaaaaaagcagattctatggatttattaattttcatagATACTTATTTCTTTGGATTAAGAACAAATTCtgtttttgtggatatttgattttgacagaTTATCCATACAAGTCTATATggaaatacatattttgtttatcacaAAAATTGATGGATTGCCTATACCAACAATGTATTCCAAAAGATCACATAAATTTGATTCTCCTATTTCAATTACAGAGGACTAGTATAGGCACCGCTAAATTTAAGTTGAATAGCCTTTATCAGACATAACATGTCTTTAACAACAACTGAAAGACTGCCGAGGAAGTTTTTCTTCATGTGaatttttgtataatatttttattcaatatgtACTTTATTCATCATACTTTTTTCATCATACTATTTTCTTATAAGTTAGAAGCAATAAacaatcatttgtttttatatttcattattttatccAATTAATTGGAAAGCCTATACGATGTCCAAACCATTCCTTACAGTATCAGGAAGCATTATTTGATCTTGTGTTTTTGTTCTCTGTAATGTCTGAATTATGGAGTGAAGGAAGCCCTTAATGATATTCACTCTTACAAACagtaaatattgatattaagaTAACTGTGTTTTATCACTTTAAATGATTGCAAGATACACATATATCAAATAGGTAGATGTGGACtgattgtcaataagacaactctccacaagagaccaaatgatacataaaatattaactataggtcacttAAACTATGAGCAAAGACCAttctgcatagtcagctataaaaggcttcaaaatgacaaatgtaaaacaattcaaatatcataaacaaGCATGTCCATTTGAGGGGTtgatctgaccttgaccttgttgTTTAGATTCCATAAGAAACAATTCAACTAGATTTggtgtataaaatatttgtaaggtGAACATTTCTGCTGACCTTAATCCTCTGATTTTGACCATGATTTGGTGATCAAGGTTATCTTTTTGTGGTTTAGGTGTTAAATATATTAAGGgcaatttaaaatatgtcaattaaAGACACCATCATGGTCaaaagagagccgtggtgtagtggttagtgcatcggactactaacacaaaggttcctggttcgatttcCGTTTGGGATggaaatttcaggaactcaattttcggctctcccttgacaccatctgcgagtatggtcttgaggaaacgatgatagtccgtcggaaagggacgataaatggctgacccgtgttaagagagagccacatctcttgcatgttaaagacacccttgtagatttcgaaaaagagtaggctaatgccgctacaaggcagcactcgcacccgcaaagtggaaaaggattaatataagttgcaaaacttgtttcccaatccactataaataaatatgtttaaactaaaagatTAAGACTgacactgaaaataaaaatgtattctaGCTGCAACAAAAGTTTTCTTGTGTCTTTTTAGAAGCAAAATTGTCTGCTGACAATTGAATAGTATTAAACTGACAACAAGGATAGAATCAGCAATATATTATTATCAGTCTGAAGGTAAGAACTGTTCATATGATTTAGTGGCatttttgatagaaaaccaTAAGGGACATAATGCTCCAAGTGTCTTATTTTGTCACCTTGATTTTGCAGCAGGTCTTGTCATACTGATCAGTTTTTGCTGTCtacatttatttctattatagGTTTTAACAGAAATCCCTTAAATCTTCATAGCTGACCCATAATTTGCTGCTAAAATTCTTCAACCACTATTACGTAAATATgagaatgaaaaataatatgcGATGATTGGGCTAAAAGGCATAATGGGAAAGTTAGTCATGTAGGGAGCTCTTAATCGCTGCAACACCTGGCAAGGTATTAACCACCCATTTTGATAATTCAA is a genomic window of Mytilus trossulus isolate FHL-02 chromosome 1, PNRI_Mtr1.1.1.hap1, whole genome shotgun sequence containing:
- the LOC134713885 gene encoding calcium and integrin-binding protein 1-like, which translates into the protein MGSSQSVFSEQELNDYQDLTYFTKKEILHVFKRYKDLYEDSADENNKKTSSLDKDKILKLPELKVNPFSDRIVKVFSSSGDGNMTFEDFLDMMSVFSDGAPKNVKVEYAFRIYDFDEDDMISDQDLKEVVDRLTGEQNLSKDEMQQLIDNILEEADLDDDDSLSFAEFEHVISKAPDFINSFRIRL